The following are encoded in a window of Carya illinoinensis cultivar Pawnee chromosome 15, C.illinoinensisPawnee_v1, whole genome shotgun sequence genomic DNA:
- the LOC122297461 gene encoding cyclin-dependent kinase inhibitor 1C-like encodes MERAFVLICIFWAVLTIITPTLILLSENSKLLDSNGEKSGGVKAKPRRMVGFADQKRPSKAPIPLPLMEALVPAPAPAWAPDPAPAPAPAVKQASNPALRAKRSAISTISLVEQL; translated from the exons ATGGAAAGAGCCTTTGTGTTGATATGCATCTTCTGGGCCGTCCTCACAATCATCACACCAACACTTATTCTCCTGTCAGAGAATTCTAAGCTCTTGGATTCAAATG GTGAGAAAAGTGGAGGAGTGAAGGCTAAGCCTAGAAGAATGGTGGGATTTGCAGATCAGAAACGTCCAAGCAAAGCACCAATACCTCTACCATTAATGGAGGCACTGGTTCCGGCTCCGGCACCAGCATGGGCACCGGATCCGGCTCCGGCTCCAGCTCCGGCAGTTAAACAGGCATCGAATCCAGCTTTGCGAGCCAAAAGATCAGCTATCTCGACTATTTCCTTAGTGGAGCAATTATAG
- the LOC122297321 gene encoding ral guanine nucleotide dissociation stimulator-like, with protein sequence MERAFVLICIFWAVLTIITPTLILLSENSKLLDSNVEKNEGVKAKPRRMVGFADQKRPSKAPIRLTLMEAPVPVPARARAPAPAPAPAPAVRQATNPALRAKRSVSYLDYFFSGAIIVPLETDTDSM encoded by the exons ATGGAAAGAGCCTTTGTGTTGATATGCATCTTTTGGGCCGTCCTCACAATCATCACACCAACACTTATTCTCCTGTCAGAGAATTCGAAGCTCTTGGATTCAAATG TGGAGAAAAATGAAGGAGTGAAGGCTAAGCCTAGAAGAATGGTGGGATTTGCAGATCAGAAACGTCCAAGCAAAGCACCAATACGTCTAACATTAATGGAGGCACCGGTTCCGGTTCCGGCTCGGGCACGGGCACCTGCTCCAGCTCCAGCTCCAGCACCGGCAGTTAGACAGGCAACGAATCCAGCTTTGCGAGCCAAAAGATCAGTCAGCTATCTCGACTATTTCTTTAGTGGAGCAATTATAGTACCATTGGAGACAGACACTGACTCcatgtag